In the genome of Nymphaea colorata isolate Beijing-Zhang1983 chromosome 9, ASM883128v2, whole genome shotgun sequence, one region contains:
- the LOC116260725 gene encoding uncharacterized protein LOC116260725 isoform X4 encodes MEENGYRPPQFSEDTAWVPVWLQSCRVSSLSQQARGADSFPQPTNNVEWPPETLGDGQEPIREGAANNNFELFLSGDDICSVGNSLSKESVQPFQLHLSSDVSEHSLNQYYESYGASLSSRGTVHPKFTPGCLVVKNLEGPCDKLRNTDPMASSEAQVTNMQKYHTCPEPDNNNCEGRNFSIGFLENADVDSAIELSIVASEALAISDMVCTSLPSEACAASAVLEIALKVKEARIQACVSNADVSLISSEEVEEVDSLSDLDEEAMVDAFSDVGLSPIKGIVKTNSCCMQLNQAADLKVGACEHYSLLTKKMGKNVDNYQITAEKSRTCLAEECIQYPCSVATHVAGSCSVYVANEQHLEVQAADPVGTFSERNSAETASIRQHELLVITTSEVAKSITEHFKGSEELDFNTKSWGPIQFKECKAFGVETGETHSEKSMSMQPFKSRWLGGWTGREVDLDAESLEPFESETSIVTPPWVQDPGDHTAEVAKKAGSKGYSGSHQHDNCMDQVVKSSVLDGLHNKRRKSNFFVGETSFLSESVAALDENFAAYKPEGWVNAWRPEGNASCVSGMPVEAIDSNISIVNVASQAVANSYCSLDDPLCSVVKCSVPGENANSYEDVTSRLQDLELDKQNRLGPDSDSMVGREFFCSLAKLTGIESLESPVASVRCMHPRISSAGFGEIRRTLVASLKSYSMLTSFKKATFDEQKDSTSNKIIMSRDKSEKITQVLQSKINSGCCQPLNLEKKSQCADSSKSRGRHKRTANPVEINGCIHKQKKRENCCTVKKNILKNSDVMQTIDALDDGITMHQLDGRSCSPLVWKNGTRRRLRPCKTIGNDANEEYTMGGGAETCLGKIPFTMLEKKSSCRENAKRKTPPPQLESTSHEQGPLIKKVRFAEDEDGCEQRNFRSLRQGNGKKWKNSFLLAKLKVQNKSQNCSRTQKRVICMGLEFMLTGFTRNEKQELEVLIREHGGVVLFDIPSPSPRQTGKRRPFQKDHAHTIILSPRKVRTTKVLYGCATNARLLKVEWLIDSISLGSMLPPDKYLLLPNQSAGMQNMGLGQSAYIFDGVGIMLYGKASFCIKFTKLIRHGGGRVFKTLQGLVQNLRNKKVNIGAIVVEDMGWATRHLKQCASEYKLNMMSANWITGSLLSRKVLPFDTNDMDLCSTIKEAGVEVIGSSQEM; translated from the exons GACACAGCATGGGTTCCAGTTTGGCTTCAATCATGCAGGGTTTCATCTTTGAGTCAGCAAGCTAGAGGGGCTGATAGTTTTCCGCAACCAACAAAT AATGTTGAATGGCCTCCAGAGACATTGGGTGATGGACAAGAACCCATAAGAGAAGGTGCTGCAAACAACAATTTTGAATTGTTTTTATCAGGAGACGACATTTGCTCTGTTGGAAATAGTCTATCCAAAGAAAGT GTGCAGCCTTTCCAACTACACCTTTCCTCAGATGTTTCTGAACATTCCTTGAATCAATATTATGAAAGTTATGGAGCAAGTCTCTCGTCAAGAGGAACGGTGCACCCTAAATTTACACCTGGTTGTTTAGTAGTCAAGAATCTTGAGGGTCCATGTGATAAGCTAAGAAACACAGACCCCATGGCAAGTAGTGAGGCACAAGTAACTAATATGCAGAAGTATCATACTTGCCCAGAACCAGACAACAATAACTGCGAAGGAAGAAATTTCAGTATTGGCTTCCTTGAAAATGCTGATGTTGATAGTGCCATTGAGTTATCTATTGTAGCATCCGAAGCACTCGCAATCTCTGATATGGTGTGCACGTCTTTGCCTTCTGAAGCTTGCGCTGCTTCAGCTGTTCTTGAAATTGCCCTAAAGGTCAAGGAAGCAAGGATTCAGGCATGTGTTAGTAATGCCGATGTTTCTCTCATTTCCTCTGAGGAAGTTGAGGAAGTGGACTCCCTATCTGATTTGGATGAGGAAGCTATGGTAGATGCTTTTTCTGATGTAGGTTTATCTCCAATCAAAGGTATTGTCAAGACTAATTCATGCTGTATGCAGCTCAATCAAGCTGCTGATCTTAAAGTTGGAGCTTGTGAACATTACTCTTTGCTGACAAAAAAGATGGGGAAAAATGTTGATAATTACCAAATAACAGCTGAAAAATCTCGGACATGTCTTGCAGAGGAGTGCATCCAATATCCATGTTCAGTTGCCACACATGTTGCAGGATCCTGTAGTGTTTATGTTGCAAATGAGCAACATCTGGAAGTTCAAGCTGCTGATCCAGTTGGGACATTCAGTGAGAGGAACTCAGCAGAGACTGCTTCCATAAGACAGCATGAGTTACTTGTCATAACCACATCTGAAGTTGCAAAAAGTATCACCGAGCACTTTAAAGGATCTGAG GAACTTGATTTCAATACGAAAAGCTGGGGACCAATTCAGTTCAAAGAATGTAAAGCATTTGGCGTAGAAACTGGTG AAACACACTCAGAGAAGTCAATGTCAATGCAGCCTTTCAAAAGCCGGTGGCTTGGTGGCTGGACTGGCAGG GAAGTTGACCTGGATGCTGAAAGTTTAGAACCATTTGAGTCTGAAACATCTATAGTCACACCACCCTGGGTTCAAGATCCTGGGGATCATACAG CTGAAGTTGCAAAGAAGGCAGGATCAAAGGGATATTCTGGTAGCCATCAGCATGACAACTGTATGGACCAG GTTGTAAAATCATCTGTCCTTGATGGCTTacacaacaaaagaagaaaatcaaatttctttgtTGGAGAGACCAGCTTCTTGTCCGAGTCAGTTGCTGCTTTAGATGAAAATTTTGCTGCATACAAACCTGAAGGTTGGGTGAATGCGTGGAGGCCAGAAGGGAATGCATCATGTGTCTCTGGCATGCCTGTTGAAGCTATAGATAGCAATATTAGCATTGTAAACGTTGCTTCTCAGGCGGTCGCAAACTCTTATTGCTCCTTGGATGATCCTCTCTGTTCTGTAGTCAAGTGCAGTGTTCCTGGCGAGAACGCAAATTCCTATGAGGATGTTACTTCCAGATTGCAGGACTTGGAACTGGACAAGCAGAATCGACTGGGACCGGATTCTGATTCTATGGTTGGTCGAGAGTTCTTCTGTTCACTTGCTAAACTTACAGGAATTGAAAGCCTAGAATCCCCTGTTGCTTCTGTTAGATGTATGCACCCAAGGATCAGTTCTGCAGGCTTTGGAGAAATTAGACGAACACTTGTGGCATCACTGAAGAGCTACAGCATGCTGACTTCATTTAAGAAAGCTACTTTTGATGAACAAAAAGACTCTACTTCCAACAAAATTATTATGTCAAGggataaaagtgaaaaaattacACAAGTGCTGCAGTCTAAAATCAACTCTGGCTGCTGCCAACCTTTGAATCTGGAAAAGAAATCACAGTGTGCTGATTCTTCTAAATCTCGCGGTAGGCATAAGAGAACAGCTAATCCTGTTGAGATCAATGGATGCattcataaacaaaaaaaacgaGAGAATTGTTGTACTGTTAAGAAAAACATCTTAAAGAACTCAGATGTGATGCAAACTATTGATGCATTGGATGATGGCATCACAATGCACCAACTTGATGGAAGAAGCTGTTCACCTTTAGTATGGAAAAATGGGACTAGGCGCAGGCTCCGGCCTTGCAAAACAATAGGAAATGATGCTAATGAAGAATATACCATGGGTGGAGGAGCAGAAACATGCTTGGGAAAAATTCCATTTACGATGTTGGAGAAGAAATCAAGTTGCAGGGAGAATGCAAAGCGTAAAACACCACCACCCCAATTGGAATCAACATCACATGAACAGGGACCTTTGATCAAGAAAGTTCGTTTTGCTGAAGATGAAGATGGGTGTGAGCAAAGAAATTTTAGAA GCTTGCGTCAAGGAAATGGCAAAAAGTGGAaaaattccttccttttggccaagcTAAAAGTGCAAAATAAAAGTCAAAACTGTAGCAGGACTCAGAAAAGAGTTATATGTATGGGCTTGGAATTTATGCTGACAGGCTTCACAAGAAATGAGAAGCAAGAACTGGAAGTGTTGATTAGGGAACATGGAGGAGTGGTGCTTTTTGACATTCCATCACCTTCCCCAAGGCAAACAGGCAAGAGAAGACCATTTCAAAAGGATCATGCCCATACTATAATTTTATCTCCTCGAAAG GTGCGAACAACAAAAGTATTGTATGGATGTGCAACAAATGCTCGTTTGCTGAAAGTGGAATGGCTTATTGACTCAATTTCCTTGGGTTCTATGTTACCACCCGACAA ATATTTGCTTCTTCCAAATCAATCTGCTGGAATGCAGAATATGGGTCTTGGACAATCGGCATATATTTTTGATGGAGTAGGGATCATGCTCTATGGGAAGGCCAGCTTCTGCATCAAATTTACAAAGCTAATCAGG CATGGAGGCGGTAGGGTGTTCAAAACTCTGCAAGGGTTAGTACAGAATCTTAGGAACAAAAAAGTTAACATTGGTGCCATCGTGGTGGAGGATATGGGCTGGGCTACACGCCACCTGAAGCAATGTGCTTCGGAATACAAGCTAAATATGATg TCTGCAAACTGGATAACTGGCAGTTTGCTGTCCAGGAAGGTCCTACCATTTGATACCAATGACATGGATCTTTGCAGCACAATAAAGGAAGCTGGAGTTGAGGTTATAGGCTCCAGTCAAGAGATGTAA
- the LOC116260725 gene encoding uncharacterized protein LOC116260725 isoform X2 codes for MEENGYRPPQFSEDTAWVPVWLQSCRVSSLSQQARGADSFPQPTNNVEWPPETLGDGQEPIREGAANNNFELFLSGDDICSVGNSLSKESVQPFQLHLSSDVSEHSLNQYYESYGASLSSRGTVHPKFTPGCLVVKNLEGPCDKLRNTDPMASSEAQVTNMQKYHTCPEPDNNNCEGRNFSIGFLENADVDSAIELSIVASEALAISDMVCTSLPSEACAASAVLEIALKVKEARIQACVSNADVSLISSEEVEEVDSLSDLDEEAMVDAFSDVGLSPIKGIVKTNSCCMQLNQAADLKVGACEHYSLLTKKMGKNVDNYQITAEKSRTCLAEECIQYPCSVATHVAGSCSVYVANEQHLEVQAADPVGTFSERNSAETASIRQHELLVITTSEVAKSITEHFKGSEELDFNTKSWGPIQFKECKAFGVETGETHSEKSMSMQPFKSRWLGGWTGREVDLDAESLEPFESETSIVTPPWVQDPGDHTAEVAKKAGSKGYSGSHQHDNCMDQVVKSSVLDGLHNKRRKSNFFVGETSFLSESVAALDENFAAYKPEGWVNAWRPEGNASCVSGMPVEAIDSNISIVNVASQAVANSYCSLDDPLCSVVKCSVPGENANSYEDVTSRLQDLELDKQNRLGPDSDSMVGREFFCSLAKLTGIESLESPVASVRCMHPRISSAGFGEIRRTLVASLKSYSMLTSFKKATFDEQKDSTSNKIIMSRDKSEKITQVLQSKINSGCCQPLNLEKKSQCADSSKSRGRHKRTANPVEINGCIHKQKKRENCCTVKKNILKNSDVMQTIDALDDGITMHQLDGRSCSPLVWKNGTRRRLRPCKTIGNDANEEYTMGGGAETCLGKIPFTMLEKKSSCRENAKRKTPPPQLESTSHEQGPLIKKVRFAEDEDGCEQRNFRSSGPTQIRSCLRQGNGKKWKNSFLLAKLKVQNKSQNCSRTQKRVICMGLEFMLTGFTRNEKQELEVLIREHGGVVLFDIPSPSPRQTGKRRPFQKDHAHTIILSPRKVRTTKVLYGCATNARLLKVEWLIDSISLGSMLPPDKYLLLPNQSAGMQNMGLGQSAYIFDGVGIMLYGKASFCIKFTKLIRHGGGRVFKTLQGLVQNLRNKKVNIGAIVVEDMGWATRHLKQCASEYKLNMMSANWITGSLLSRKVLPFDTNDMDLCSTIKEAGVEVIGSSQEM; via the exons GACACAGCATGGGTTCCAGTTTGGCTTCAATCATGCAGGGTTTCATCTTTGAGTCAGCAAGCTAGAGGGGCTGATAGTTTTCCGCAACCAACAAAT AATGTTGAATGGCCTCCAGAGACATTGGGTGATGGACAAGAACCCATAAGAGAAGGTGCTGCAAACAACAATTTTGAATTGTTTTTATCAGGAGACGACATTTGCTCTGTTGGAAATAGTCTATCCAAAGAAAGT GTGCAGCCTTTCCAACTACACCTTTCCTCAGATGTTTCTGAACATTCCTTGAATCAATATTATGAAAGTTATGGAGCAAGTCTCTCGTCAAGAGGAACGGTGCACCCTAAATTTACACCTGGTTGTTTAGTAGTCAAGAATCTTGAGGGTCCATGTGATAAGCTAAGAAACACAGACCCCATGGCAAGTAGTGAGGCACAAGTAACTAATATGCAGAAGTATCATACTTGCCCAGAACCAGACAACAATAACTGCGAAGGAAGAAATTTCAGTATTGGCTTCCTTGAAAATGCTGATGTTGATAGTGCCATTGAGTTATCTATTGTAGCATCCGAAGCACTCGCAATCTCTGATATGGTGTGCACGTCTTTGCCTTCTGAAGCTTGCGCTGCTTCAGCTGTTCTTGAAATTGCCCTAAAGGTCAAGGAAGCAAGGATTCAGGCATGTGTTAGTAATGCCGATGTTTCTCTCATTTCCTCTGAGGAAGTTGAGGAAGTGGACTCCCTATCTGATTTGGATGAGGAAGCTATGGTAGATGCTTTTTCTGATGTAGGTTTATCTCCAATCAAAGGTATTGTCAAGACTAATTCATGCTGTATGCAGCTCAATCAAGCTGCTGATCTTAAAGTTGGAGCTTGTGAACATTACTCTTTGCTGACAAAAAAGATGGGGAAAAATGTTGATAATTACCAAATAACAGCTGAAAAATCTCGGACATGTCTTGCAGAGGAGTGCATCCAATATCCATGTTCAGTTGCCACACATGTTGCAGGATCCTGTAGTGTTTATGTTGCAAATGAGCAACATCTGGAAGTTCAAGCTGCTGATCCAGTTGGGACATTCAGTGAGAGGAACTCAGCAGAGACTGCTTCCATAAGACAGCATGAGTTACTTGTCATAACCACATCTGAAGTTGCAAAAAGTATCACCGAGCACTTTAAAGGATCTGAG GAACTTGATTTCAATACGAAAAGCTGGGGACCAATTCAGTTCAAAGAATGTAAAGCATTTGGCGTAGAAACTGGTG AAACACACTCAGAGAAGTCAATGTCAATGCAGCCTTTCAAAAGCCGGTGGCTTGGTGGCTGGACTGGCAGG GAAGTTGACCTGGATGCTGAAAGTTTAGAACCATTTGAGTCTGAAACATCTATAGTCACACCACCCTGGGTTCAAGATCCTGGGGATCATACAG CTGAAGTTGCAAAGAAGGCAGGATCAAAGGGATATTCTGGTAGCCATCAGCATGACAACTGTATGGACCAG GTTGTAAAATCATCTGTCCTTGATGGCTTacacaacaaaagaagaaaatcaaatttctttgtTGGAGAGACCAGCTTCTTGTCCGAGTCAGTTGCTGCTTTAGATGAAAATTTTGCTGCATACAAACCTGAAGGTTGGGTGAATGCGTGGAGGCCAGAAGGGAATGCATCATGTGTCTCTGGCATGCCTGTTGAAGCTATAGATAGCAATATTAGCATTGTAAACGTTGCTTCTCAGGCGGTCGCAAACTCTTATTGCTCCTTGGATGATCCTCTCTGTTCTGTAGTCAAGTGCAGTGTTCCTGGCGAGAACGCAAATTCCTATGAGGATGTTACTTCCAGATTGCAGGACTTGGAACTGGACAAGCAGAATCGACTGGGACCGGATTCTGATTCTATGGTTGGTCGAGAGTTCTTCTGTTCACTTGCTAAACTTACAGGAATTGAAAGCCTAGAATCCCCTGTTGCTTCTGTTAGATGTATGCACCCAAGGATCAGTTCTGCAGGCTTTGGAGAAATTAGACGAACACTTGTGGCATCACTGAAGAGCTACAGCATGCTGACTTCATTTAAGAAAGCTACTTTTGATGAACAAAAAGACTCTACTTCCAACAAAATTATTATGTCAAGggataaaagtgaaaaaattacACAAGTGCTGCAGTCTAAAATCAACTCTGGCTGCTGCCAACCTTTGAATCTGGAAAAGAAATCACAGTGTGCTGATTCTTCTAAATCTCGCGGTAGGCATAAGAGAACAGCTAATCCTGTTGAGATCAATGGATGCattcataaacaaaaaaaacgaGAGAATTGTTGTACTGTTAAGAAAAACATCTTAAAGAACTCAGATGTGATGCAAACTATTGATGCATTGGATGATGGCATCACAATGCACCAACTTGATGGAAGAAGCTGTTCACCTTTAGTATGGAAAAATGGGACTAGGCGCAGGCTCCGGCCTTGCAAAACAATAGGAAATGATGCTAATGAAGAATATACCATGGGTGGAGGAGCAGAAACATGCTTGGGAAAAATTCCATTTACGATGTTGGAGAAGAAATCAAGTTGCAGGGAGAATGCAAAGCGTAAAACACCACCACCCCAATTGGAATCAACATCACATGAACAGGGACCTTTGATCAAGAAAGTTCGTTTTGCTGAAGATGAAGATGGGTGTGAGCAAAGAAATTTTAGAAGTTCGGGACCCACCCAGATCCGTAGTT GCTTGCGTCAAGGAAATGGCAAAAAGTGGAaaaattccttccttttggccaagcTAAAAGTGCAAAATAAAAGTCAAAACTGTAGCAGGACTCAGAAAAGAGTTATATGTATGGGCTTGGAATTTATGCTGACAGGCTTCACAAGAAATGAGAAGCAAGAACTGGAAGTGTTGATTAGGGAACATGGAGGAGTGGTGCTTTTTGACATTCCATCACCTTCCCCAAGGCAAACAGGCAAGAGAAGACCATTTCAAAAGGATCATGCCCATACTATAATTTTATCTCCTCGAAAG GTGCGAACAACAAAAGTATTGTATGGATGTGCAACAAATGCTCGTTTGCTGAAAGTGGAATGGCTTATTGACTCAATTTCCTTGGGTTCTATGTTACCACCCGACAA ATATTTGCTTCTTCCAAATCAATCTGCTGGAATGCAGAATATGGGTCTTGGACAATCGGCATATATTTTTGATGGAGTAGGGATCATGCTCTATGGGAAGGCCAGCTTCTGCATCAAATTTACAAAGCTAATCAGG CATGGAGGCGGTAGGGTGTTCAAAACTCTGCAAGGGTTAGTACAGAATCTTAGGAACAAAAAAGTTAACATTGGTGCCATCGTGGTGGAGGATATGGGCTGGGCTACACGCCACCTGAAGCAATGTGCTTCGGAATACAAGCTAAATATGATg TCTGCAAACTGGATAACTGGCAGTTTGCTGTCCAGGAAGGTCCTACCATTTGATACCAATGACATGGATCTTTGCAGCACAATAAAGGAAGCTGGAGTTGAGGTTATAGGCTCCAGTCAAGAGATGTAA
- the LOC116260725 gene encoding uncharacterized protein LOC116260725 isoform X1, translating into MEENGYRPPQFSEDTAWVPVWLQSCRVSSLSQQARGADSFPQPTNNVEWPPETLGDGQEPIREGAANNNFELFLSGDDICSVGNSLSKESVQPFQLHLSSDVSEHSLNQYYESYGASLSSRGTVHPKFTPGCLVVKNLEGPCDKLRNTDPMASSEAQVTNMQKYHTCPEPDNNNCEGRNFSIGFLENADVDSAIELSIVASEALAISDMVCTSLPSEACAASAVLEIALKVKEARIQACVSNADVSLISSEEVEEVDSLSDLDEEAMVDAFSDVGLSPIKGIVKTNSCCMQLNQAADLKVGACEHYSLLTKKMGKNVDNYQITAEKSRTCLAEECIQYPCSVATHVAGSCSVYVANEQHLEVQAADPVGTFSERNSAETASIRQHELLVITTSEVAKSITEHFKGSEELDFNTKSWGPIQFKECKAFGVETGETHSEKSMSMQPFKSRWLGGWTGREVDLDAESLEPFESETSIVTPPWVQDPGDHTAEVAKKAGSKGYSGSHQHDNCMDQVVKSSVLDGLHNKRRKSNFFVGETSFLSESVAALDENFAAYKPEGWVNAWRPEGNASCVSGMPVEAIDSNISIVNVASQAVANSYCSLDDPLCSVVKCSVPGENANSYEDVTSRLQDLELDKQNRLGPDSDSMVGREFFCSLAKLTGIESLESPVASVRCMHPRISSAGFGEIRRTLVASLKSYSMLTSFKKATFDEQKDSTSNKIIMSRDKSEKITQVLQSKINSGCCQPLNLEKKSQCADSSKSRGRHKRTANPVEINGCIHKQKKRENCCTVKKNILKNSDVMQTIDALDDGITMHQLDGRSCSPLVWKNGTRRRLRPCKTIGNDANEEYTMGGGAETCLGKIPFTMLEKKSSCRENAKRKTPPPQLESTSHEQGPLIKKVRFAEDEDGCEQRNFRSSGPTQIRSCSLRQGNGKKWKNSFLLAKLKVQNKSQNCSRTQKRVICMGLEFMLTGFTRNEKQELEVLIREHGGVVLFDIPSPSPRQTGKRRPFQKDHAHTIILSPRKVRTTKVLYGCATNARLLKVEWLIDSISLGSMLPPDKYLLLPNQSAGMQNMGLGQSAYIFDGVGIMLYGKASFCIKFTKLIRHGGGRVFKTLQGLVQNLRNKKVNIGAIVVEDMGWATRHLKQCASEYKLNMMSANWITGSLLSRKVLPFDTNDMDLCSTIKEAGVEVIGSSQEM; encoded by the exons GACACAGCATGGGTTCCAGTTTGGCTTCAATCATGCAGGGTTTCATCTTTGAGTCAGCAAGCTAGAGGGGCTGATAGTTTTCCGCAACCAACAAAT AATGTTGAATGGCCTCCAGAGACATTGGGTGATGGACAAGAACCCATAAGAGAAGGTGCTGCAAACAACAATTTTGAATTGTTTTTATCAGGAGACGACATTTGCTCTGTTGGAAATAGTCTATCCAAAGAAAGT GTGCAGCCTTTCCAACTACACCTTTCCTCAGATGTTTCTGAACATTCCTTGAATCAATATTATGAAAGTTATGGAGCAAGTCTCTCGTCAAGAGGAACGGTGCACCCTAAATTTACACCTGGTTGTTTAGTAGTCAAGAATCTTGAGGGTCCATGTGATAAGCTAAGAAACACAGACCCCATGGCAAGTAGTGAGGCACAAGTAACTAATATGCAGAAGTATCATACTTGCCCAGAACCAGACAACAATAACTGCGAAGGAAGAAATTTCAGTATTGGCTTCCTTGAAAATGCTGATGTTGATAGTGCCATTGAGTTATCTATTGTAGCATCCGAAGCACTCGCAATCTCTGATATGGTGTGCACGTCTTTGCCTTCTGAAGCTTGCGCTGCTTCAGCTGTTCTTGAAATTGCCCTAAAGGTCAAGGAAGCAAGGATTCAGGCATGTGTTAGTAATGCCGATGTTTCTCTCATTTCCTCTGAGGAAGTTGAGGAAGTGGACTCCCTATCTGATTTGGATGAGGAAGCTATGGTAGATGCTTTTTCTGATGTAGGTTTATCTCCAATCAAAGGTATTGTCAAGACTAATTCATGCTGTATGCAGCTCAATCAAGCTGCTGATCTTAAAGTTGGAGCTTGTGAACATTACTCTTTGCTGACAAAAAAGATGGGGAAAAATGTTGATAATTACCAAATAACAGCTGAAAAATCTCGGACATGTCTTGCAGAGGAGTGCATCCAATATCCATGTTCAGTTGCCACACATGTTGCAGGATCCTGTAGTGTTTATGTTGCAAATGAGCAACATCTGGAAGTTCAAGCTGCTGATCCAGTTGGGACATTCAGTGAGAGGAACTCAGCAGAGACTGCTTCCATAAGACAGCATGAGTTACTTGTCATAACCACATCTGAAGTTGCAAAAAGTATCACCGAGCACTTTAAAGGATCTGAG GAACTTGATTTCAATACGAAAAGCTGGGGACCAATTCAGTTCAAAGAATGTAAAGCATTTGGCGTAGAAACTGGTG AAACACACTCAGAGAAGTCAATGTCAATGCAGCCTTTCAAAAGCCGGTGGCTTGGTGGCTGGACTGGCAGG GAAGTTGACCTGGATGCTGAAAGTTTAGAACCATTTGAGTCTGAAACATCTATAGTCACACCACCCTGGGTTCAAGATCCTGGGGATCATACAG CTGAAGTTGCAAAGAAGGCAGGATCAAAGGGATATTCTGGTAGCCATCAGCATGACAACTGTATGGACCAG GTTGTAAAATCATCTGTCCTTGATGGCTTacacaacaaaagaagaaaatcaaatttctttgtTGGAGAGACCAGCTTCTTGTCCGAGTCAGTTGCTGCTTTAGATGAAAATTTTGCTGCATACAAACCTGAAGGTTGGGTGAATGCGTGGAGGCCAGAAGGGAATGCATCATGTGTCTCTGGCATGCCTGTTGAAGCTATAGATAGCAATATTAGCATTGTAAACGTTGCTTCTCAGGCGGTCGCAAACTCTTATTGCTCCTTGGATGATCCTCTCTGTTCTGTAGTCAAGTGCAGTGTTCCTGGCGAGAACGCAAATTCCTATGAGGATGTTACTTCCAGATTGCAGGACTTGGAACTGGACAAGCAGAATCGACTGGGACCGGATTCTGATTCTATGGTTGGTCGAGAGTTCTTCTGTTCACTTGCTAAACTTACAGGAATTGAAAGCCTAGAATCCCCTGTTGCTTCTGTTAGATGTATGCACCCAAGGATCAGTTCTGCAGGCTTTGGAGAAATTAGACGAACACTTGTGGCATCACTGAAGAGCTACAGCATGCTGACTTCATTTAAGAAAGCTACTTTTGATGAACAAAAAGACTCTACTTCCAACAAAATTATTATGTCAAGggataaaagtgaaaaaattacACAAGTGCTGCAGTCTAAAATCAACTCTGGCTGCTGCCAACCTTTGAATCTGGAAAAGAAATCACAGTGTGCTGATTCTTCTAAATCTCGCGGTAGGCATAAGAGAACAGCTAATCCTGTTGAGATCAATGGATGCattcataaacaaaaaaaacgaGAGAATTGTTGTACTGTTAAGAAAAACATCTTAAAGAACTCAGATGTGATGCAAACTATTGATGCATTGGATGATGGCATCACAATGCACCAACTTGATGGAAGAAGCTGTTCACCTTTAGTATGGAAAAATGGGACTAGGCGCAGGCTCCGGCCTTGCAAAACAATAGGAAATGATGCTAATGAAGAATATACCATGGGTGGAGGAGCAGAAACATGCTTGGGAAAAATTCCATTTACGATGTTGGAGAAGAAATCAAGTTGCAGGGAGAATGCAAAGCGTAAAACACCACCACCCCAATTGGAATCAACATCACATGAACAGGGACCTTTGATCAAGAAAGTTCGTTTTGCTGAAGATGAAGATGGGTGTGAGCAAAGAAATTTTAGAAGTTCGGGACCCACCCAGATCCGTAGTTGTA GCTTGCGTCAAGGAAATGGCAAAAAGTGGAaaaattccttccttttggccaagcTAAAAGTGCAAAATAAAAGTCAAAACTGTAGCAGGACTCAGAAAAGAGTTATATGTATGGGCTTGGAATTTATGCTGACAGGCTTCACAAGAAATGAGAAGCAAGAACTGGAAGTGTTGATTAGGGAACATGGAGGAGTGGTGCTTTTTGACATTCCATCACCTTCCCCAAGGCAAACAGGCAAGAGAAGACCATTTCAAAAGGATCATGCCCATACTATAATTTTATCTCCTCGAAAG GTGCGAACAACAAAAGTATTGTATGGATGTGCAACAAATGCTCGTTTGCTGAAAGTGGAATGGCTTATTGACTCAATTTCCTTGGGTTCTATGTTACCACCCGACAA ATATTTGCTTCTTCCAAATCAATCTGCTGGAATGCAGAATATGGGTCTTGGACAATCGGCATATATTTTTGATGGAGTAGGGATCATGCTCTATGGGAAGGCCAGCTTCTGCATCAAATTTACAAAGCTAATCAGG CATGGAGGCGGTAGGGTGTTCAAAACTCTGCAAGGGTTAGTACAGAATCTTAGGAACAAAAAAGTTAACATTGGTGCCATCGTGGTGGAGGATATGGGCTGGGCTACACGCCACCTGAAGCAATGTGCTTCGGAATACAAGCTAAATATGATg TCTGCAAACTGGATAACTGGCAGTTTGCTGTCCAGGAAGGTCCTACCATTTGATACCAATGACATGGATCTTTGCAGCACAATAAAGGAAGCTGGAGTTGAGGTTATAGGCTCCAGTCAAGAGATGTAA